In a genomic window of Muntiacus reevesi chromosome 1, mMunRee1.1, whole genome shotgun sequence:
- the LOC136155523 gene encoding zinc finger protein 354B-like isoform X3 codes for MKCVCTESIILRANCIAKECNSSKTTKATQTQDSSFSGLIRKTLKKDEPWNFISENPCIYEDRIKKQKDKSESLQIISVTHTKILTAERSHKNNDFGQNFSLKSVFVKQQRSAREKTPSKYEIQRNSFRQDSNVLNQSKIKTAEKRHKCNICEKAFIHKSSLRKHQKNHSGEKLFQCDECLKAFSQSSALIQHQRTHTGEKPYICKECGKAFSHSASLYKHVKIHTVEKSYKCKECGKSFGRRSALFIHQKIHAQDNPHKYNPGRKAATCNLPGCQRIHSRKKSYLCNECGNTFKSSSSLRYHQRIHTGEKPFKCGECGRAFSQSASLIQHERIHTGEKPYRCNECEKGFTSISRLNRHRIIHTGEKLYNCNECGKALSSHSTLIIHQRIHTGEKPCKCKVCGKAFRQSSALIQHQRMHTGERPYKCNECGKTFRCNSSLSNHHRIHTGEKPYRCLECGISFGQSAALLQHQRIHTGEKPFVCITCGKTFRQSSSLIAHQRIHTGEKPYECNACGKLFSQRSSLTNHYKIHIEEDPFKVDLHV; via the coding sequence aatgtaACAGCAGTAAAACCACAAAGGCAACTCAAACTCAAGACTCATCATTTTCGGGGCTAATAAGGAAAACACTCAAAAAGGATGAACCATGGAATTTCATATCAGAAAACCCCTGCATATatgaagacagaataaagaaacagaaggacAAAAGTGAAAGTTTACAAATAATTTCAGTCACCCATACAAAAATCCTCACTGCAGAAagaagccataaaaataatgactttGGCCAAAATTTCAGCCTGAAATCAGTGTTTGTTAAGCAACAGAGGAGTGCTAGAGAAAAAACACCCtcaaaatatgaaatacaaaGGAATAGCTTCAGGCAGGATTCAAATGTACTTAACCAGTCGAAAATAAAGACAGCAGAGAAACGCCATAAATGTAACATATGTGAAAAAGCCTTCATTCACAAGTCATCCCTTCGTAAACATCAGAAAAACCATTCTGGAGAGAAATTATTTCAATGTGATGAATGTTTGAAAGCCTTCAGCCAAAGTTCAGCTCTTATTCAACATCAAAgaactcatactggagagaaaccctatatATGTAAAgagtgtgggaaagccttcagccATAGTGCATCCCTTTATAAACACGTAAAAATACATACTGTGGAAAAATCctacaaatgtaaagaatgtggtaAATCCTTTGGCAGAAGGTCTGCCCTTTTTATACATCAAAAAATTCATGCTCAAGACAATCCCCACAAATATAACCCAGGAAGGAAGGCAGCCACTTGCAACCTTCCTGGATGTCAGAGAATTCATTCAAGAAAGAAGTCCTATTTATGTAACGAATGTGGCAACACCTTTAAGTCTAGTTCATCCCTTCGTTACCACCAGAGaattcacacaggagagaaacctttTAAATGTGGTGAATGTGGGAGAGCCTTCAGTCAGAGTGCATCTCTTATTCAACATGAAAGAATTCACACCGGAGAAAAGCCTTACAGATGTAATGAATGTGAAAAAGGTTTCACTTCTATTTCACGACTTAATAGGCATAGAataattcatactggagagaaattgTATAATTGTAATGAGTGTGGTAAAGCCTTAAGTTCCCACTCAACACTCATTATtcatcagcgaattcatactggagagaaaccatgtAAATGTAAAgtgtgtgggaaagccttcagacAAAGTTCTGCTCTCATTCAACATCAGAGAATGCACACTGGAGAAAGACCCTATAAATGTAATGAGTGTGGGAAAACATTCAGGTGTAATTCATCCCTTAGTAATCATCACAGgattcacacaggagagaaaccatatCGATGTCTGGAATGTGGGATATCTTTTGGGCAGAGTGCAGCTCTTCTTCAACATCAAAGGATTCATACAGGAGAAAAACCCTTTGTGTGTATTACCTGTGGGAAAACTTTTAGGCAGAGCTCATCACTTATTGCACAtcaaagaattcatactggagagaaaccctatgaatgtaatgCATGCGGGAAACTCTTCAGCCAGAGGTCTTCCCTTACGAACCATTATAAAATTCACATTGAAGAGGACCCCTTCAAAGTAGATTTGCATGTGTGA